In the genome of Drosophila yakuba strain Tai18E2 chromosome 3R, Prin_Dyak_Tai18E2_2.1, whole genome shotgun sequence, one region contains:
- the LOC6537275 gene encoding regucalcin, with product MSYKVEALPDSYAALGEGPHWDVDRQSLYYVDLESAGINRYDFKQNKVYKSKIEGEEFASFILPVENKPQEFAVGCGRRTVIVQWDGVSAVAKVTRTLFEVEPDRKDNRINDAKTDPNGRFYGGTMATSGDIFTQWNGDLYSWQAGGQPKSIREKVGISNGLAWDVKAKKFYFIDTNNHEVLAYDYNQSTGAVSNPKVVFDLRKIRPEGPLFPDGMTVDTEGNIYVATFNGGTVFKVNPSTGKILLEIKIPTKQITSVAFGGPNLDILYVTTANKFDQPKPAGTTYQVTGLNARGYAGVSLKI from the exons ATGTCGTACAAGGTTGAAGCTCTTCCCGATTCCTACGCCGCCCTTGGCGAGGGACCCCACTGGGATGTGGATCGCCAGAGTCTGTACTACGTGGACCTCGAATCGGCCGGCATTAATCGCTACGATTTCAAGCAGAACAAGGTGTACAAGTCGAAAATCGAGGGCGAGGAGTTTGCCTCCTTCATTCTGCCGGTTGAGAACAAGCCACAGGAGTTTGCCGTAGGATGCGGTCGTCGCACGGTCATCGTCCAGTGGGATGGAGTCTCCGCCGTGGCCAAGGTCACTCGCACCCTGTTTGAGGTGGAACCGGACCGGAAGGACAACCGCATTAATGATGCCAAAACTGATCCCAATGGTCGTTTTTACGGTGGCACCATGGCCACCAGTGGCGACATCTTCACCCAATGGAACGGTGATCTCTACAGCTGGCAGGCCGGTGGACAGCCCAAGTCCATCCGGGAGAAGGTGGGCATCTCCAATGGCCTGGCCTGGGATGTCAAGGCCAAGAAGTTCTACTTCATCGACACCAACAACCACGAGGTGTTGGCCTATGACTATAATCAGAGCACTGGCGCCGTGAGCAACCCCAAGGTCGTCTTCGATCTGAGGAAAATCCGCCCCGAAGGACCATTGTTCCCTGACGGCATGACCGTAGATACCGAGGGCAATATCTACGTGGCCACCTTCAACGGTGGAACCGTCTTCAAGGTGAATCCAAG CACCGGTAAAATCCTGCTGGAGATCAAAATTCCAACCAAACAAATCACCTCGGTGGCGTTTGGAGGTCCCAACTTGGATATTTTGTATGTGACAACCGCCAACAAATTCGACCAGCCGAAACCAGCTGGCACCACCTACCAGGTCACTGGGCTCAATGCCAGGGGTTACGCCGGCGTTAGTTTGAAGATCTAG
- the LOC26534903 gene encoding pyruvate kinase, with translation MEPKKFQLDRGPYLSQLDYQSRLQFQAPSWRLPLTSIICTIGPSSNHPEVLLELIRAGMRVVRLDMSQGSHNCHCQAIQAARKAISMYVEETGLPRSLAIALDTKGPEIHPQGIPDDTPAVSEQDKLDLEFGADQKVDMIFASLIRDARAPREIRQALGPSSEHIKIISKIESREGLANIDEVIRESDGIMLALGNLGSKIPLEAVPLAQKSIVAKCNKVGKPVICANQLMNSMIAKPRPTRAESSDVANAIFDGCDALVLSDETAKGKYPLQCVQCMARICQKVESILWYESLQNNLRREVRMKAANHISAVTTAIAEAATVGQAQAIVVASPCSIVPQMISHMRPPCPIVMLTGCQHRAAQASLSRGVFPLLVKEMVYGSLNYCRIMQSGLKMLAKMDILEPGQKGTVVLVNAMSADMLTFRLFTFVQPTEAEREEERCRKLARKQRCKEMKVALSKSCSDLKSSKCETSLISKECLSQLEKPSEQKPNEDLAITEEKQCPKKDDLALKCLRLKKESQAQTESDTKRMDELKIAEEMASSKSCTNLKSSKPERSIKLKEEKECPIIERASKCLRRKKKSKLKKCKDLAVNKEKEYICSTKESPKKNNLTVKSPKMNTETQAQFKANMKRMEEPQKAEDCPKKSNEAVKDSLIPKKAGDYASKCNKRKKESLKKDKCKVIKIPRTSQEKDNYSQKKEIPREYTRTINLKKDEILQAESAKKHSDELEKSWDIILENCKTVKLENCMAVKLENCKTTNLENCKAIKLENCKQPSRRRKTTDRTKKV, from the exons ATG GAACCCAAGAAGTTCCAGCTGGACCGCGGACCCTACCTCTCCCAGCTGGACTACCAATCGCGCCTTCAGTTCCAAGCACCATCTTGGAGGTTACCCCTCACCAGCATTATATGCACCATTGGACCCTCATCCAACCATCCGGAAGTTCTGCTTGAACTTATTCGTGCTGGGATGAGGGTGGTCCGACTGGACATGTCCCAAGGCAGCCACAATTGCCACTGCCAGGCAATCCAGGCGGCTCGTAAGGCCATCTCCATGTATGTGGAGGAAACGGGTCTTCCCAGGAGCTTGGCCATCGCCCTGGACACCAAGGGCCCGGAAATCCATCCACAAGGCATACCGGATGACACACCCGCCGTAAGCGAGCAAGACAAGCTGGACCTGGAGTTTGGCGCGGATCAGAAGGTGGACATGATCTTTGCGTCGCTCATTCGCGATGCCAGAGCCCCCAGGGAAATTCGCCAAGCACTGGGTCCATCAAGTGAGCACATAAAGATCATTTCCAAAATCGAGAGCCGAGAGGGTCTGGCGAACATAGATGAGGTAATCCGCGAATCCGATGGCATAATGTTGGCCCTTGGCAATCTGGGCAGCAAAATACCACTGGAGGCTGTGCCGCTGGCGCAGAAATCGATCGTGGCCAAGTGCAACAAAGTGGGAAAGCCTGTAATCTGTGCCAACCAACTGATGAATTCGATGATAGCCAAGCCACGTCCCACTCGCGCCGAGTCCTCTGATGTGGCAAACGCGATCTTTGATGGTTGTGATGCCCTCGTGTTGTCCGATGAAACGGCCAAGGGTAAGTACCCGCTGCAATGTGTGCAGTGCATGGCCAGAATCTGCCAGAAAGTCGAGTCGATTTTATGGTATGAGAGCCTTCAGAACAACCTCAGAAGAGAAGTCCGGATGAAGGCCGCCAATCACATCTCGGCGGTAACCACGGCAATTGCAGAGGCGGCTACGGTGGGTCAGGCTCAGGCCATAGTAGTGGCCAGTCCGTGCTCCATTGTGCCCCAGATGATCAGTCATATGAGGCCGCCGTGTCCCATCGTGATGCTCACCGGCTGCCAACATAGGGCCGCTCAAGCCTCGCTCTCTCGGGGCGTTTTCCCACTCCTCGTCAAGGAAATGGTTTACGGCAGCCTAAACTACTGTCGCATCATGCAATCGGGCCTAAAGATGCTGGCCAAGATGGACATCCTGGAGCCAGGTCAAAAGGGAACGGTAGTGCTGGTCAACGCCATGTCGGCAGACATGCTTACCTTCCGGCTGTTCACCTTTGTACAGCCAACTGAGGCAGAGCGAGAGGAAGAACGCTGTCGAAAATTGGCCAGAAAGCAGCGTTGCAAGGAAATGAAAGTGGCTTTAAGTAAATCCTGTTCAGATCTAAAGAGCAGTAAGTGTGAAACATCTCTGATATCCAAAGAATGTCTCTCGCAGCTGGAAAAACCTAGTGAGCAAAAACCGAACGAAGATTTGGCAATAACCGAAGAAAAGCAATGTCCCAAAAAGGACGACCTAGCCCTAAAATGCCTCAGGCTGAAGAAAGAAAGTCAAGCTCAAACGGAATCCGATACGAAACGGATGGATGAACTCAAAATAGCGGAAGAAATGGCATCAAGTAAATCGTGTACAAATCTAAAGAGCAGTAAGCCTGAAAGATCTATAAAGCTGAAAGAAGAGAAAGAATGTCCTATTATCGAAAGAGCGTCAAAATGTTTAAGGCGGAAAAAAAAGAGTAAGCTGAAAAAGTGCAAAGATTTGGCTGTAAACAAAGAAAAGGAATATATCTGTTCAACTAAAGAAAGTCCCAAAAAGAACAACTTGACCGTAAAATCTCCCAAGATGAACACAGAAACACAAGCTCAATTCAAAGCTAATATGAAACGAATGGAAGAACCCCAAAAAGCGGAAGATTGTCCCAAAAAAAGTAATGAGGCGGTTAAGGATAGTCTTATCCCTAAGAAAGCAGGCGATTATGCCTCGAAGTGcaataaacgaaaaaaagaaagtcTAAAGAAGGATAAGtgcaaagtaattaaaattccgAGGACATCCCAGGAAAAGGATAATTATAgccaaaagaaagaaattcCTAGGGAATACACAAGAACAATCAATCTAAAAAAAGACGAAATTTTACAGGCAGAATCTGCAAAGAAACACTCTGATGAGTTGGAAAAGTCCTGGGATATAATACTGGAAAACTGTAAGACGGTAAAACTTGAAAACTGCATGGCAGTGAAACTcgaaaactgcaaaacaacaaaccTGGAAAACTGCAAAGCGATCAAGCTCGAAAACTGCAAGCAGCCGAGCAGACGTAGGAAAACCACAGATCGTACTAAAAAAGTGTGA